A region from the Gemmatimonadota bacterium genome encodes:
- a CDS encoding class I SAM-dependent methyltransferase has translation MWDERYSTAEYVYGTEPNTFLRSMAGRIPPGRVLSLAEGEGRNGVFLAELGYQVVGVDGSAVGLAKARRLATERGVEIETILTRLEEFSIEPGVWQGIVSIFCHVPPPVRRHLHRQVVEGLAPGGHFVLEAYTPAQLALGTGGPKVPELLMTLDELREELAGLDLVHAREVRREIHEGRGHGGPSEVVQVVAVRPHP, from the coding sequence ATGTGGGATGAACGCTATTCGACGGCTGAGTACGTCTACGGCACCGAGCCCAACACCTTCTTGCGCTCGATGGCGGGCCGGATTCCCCCCGGTCGGGTGTTGTCGCTGGCCGAGGGCGAAGGGCGCAACGGCGTCTTTCTGGCCGAGCTCGGCTATCAGGTCGTAGGGGTCGACGGCTCCGCGGTGGGGCTCGCCAAGGCGCGACGCCTGGCCACGGAGCGTGGCGTCGAGATCGAGACGATCCTGACGCGCCTGGAGGAGTTCAGCATCGAACCCGGCGTCTGGCAGGGCATCGTCTCCATCTTCTGTCACGTGCCGCCACCGGTGCGCCGCCACCTGCACCGCCAGGTGGTCGAAGGGCTCGCGCCCGGGGGCCACTTCGTTCTCGAGGCCTACACGCCCGCTCAGCTCGCGCTCGGCACCGGTGGTCCCAAGGTCCCGGAACTCCTCATGACCCTGGACGAACTCCGAGAGGAGCTCGCAGGCCTGGACCTCGTCCACGCACGTGAGGTTCGGCGCGAGATCCACGAGGGCAGGGGACACGGCGGGCCGAGTGAGGTGGTGCAGGTCGTCGCGGTGCGCCCCCACCCGTGA